Proteins from a single region of Cydia strobilella chromosome 2, ilCydStro3.1, whole genome shotgun sequence:
- the LOC134755327 gene encoding uncharacterized protein LOC134755327, translated as MEPPSGFPRLEKLLPLRSTGHFRILFLSSGPQRCNGATRSGAPRHNKGRNGAHRSAAAHPGTQWRTGARWRSGAQRRTKEHTARSGAQRSEAAQTGAHGAPTQRGAVERDGAPRGAAAHKERNGAHRSTTAQPLKEAPRSAEAHQGALQRTMEPKGAHRSTTAHRRKEAQRSATAQLGAQRRTPERNGAHRSTKAHRRKEAQRSATAHLGAQRRTLERNGAHRSTKAHRRKEAQRSATAHLGAQRRT; from the exons ATGGAGCCTCCTTCTGGATTCCCGAGACTTGAGAAGCTGCTGCCTCTGCGTTCCACG GGCCACTTCCGGATCTTGTTCCTGAGCAGCGGGCCGCAACGATGCAACGGCGCAACGCGCAGTGGAGCGCCGCGGCACAATAAGGGGCGCAACGGCGCACACCGGAGCGCAGCGGCGCACCCCGGAACACAATGGCGCACCGGCGCTAGATGGCGCAGCGGAGCGCAACGGCGCACCAAGGAGCACACGGCGCGCAGTGGAGCACAGCGGAGCGAAGCGGCGCAGACCGGAGCACACGGCGCACCGACACAAAGAGGCGCAGTGGAGCGCGACGGGGCACCAAGGGGCGCAGCGGCGCACAAGGAGCGCAACGGCGCACACCGGAGCACCACGGCGCAGCCGCTCAAAGAGGCGCCGAGGAGCGCAGAGGCGCACCAAGGAGCGCTACAGCGCACAATGGAGCCCAAAGGCGCACACCGGAGCACTACGGCGCACCGGCGCAAAGAGGCGCAGCGAAGCGCAACGGCGCAATTAGGAGCGCAGCGGCGCACACCGGAGCGCAACGGCGCACACCGGAGCACTAAGGCGCACCGGCGCAAAGAGGCGCAGCGGAGCGCAACGGCACACTTAGGAGCGCAACGGCGCACACTGGAGCGCAACGGCGCACACCGGAGCACTAAGGCGCACCGGCGCAAAGAGGCGCAGCGGAGCGCAACGGCGCACTTGGGAGCGCAACGGCGCACGTAG